In Topomyia yanbarensis strain Yona2022 chromosome 2, ASM3024719v1, whole genome shotgun sequence, one DNA window encodes the following:
- the LOC131682156 gene encoding outer dense fiber protein 1-like — protein MPKKICYSPCFSPCGPCGPCGPCRPCGPFGPCGPCGPRGPCGPCGPYCDPCPPVCGPYDACFGTCSQIGCAPCGPCGPYGPCGSCLPCGPWAPLPPCAPCGPCLPCGPCGPSGPCGPCGPCGPCGPCGPYGTCGPSGPCGPWGLCGPYGPCRDTNNGC, from the exons ATGCCGAAGAAAATCTGCTATTCTCCGTGCTTCTCACCATGTGGCCCTTGCGGACCGTGTGGACCTTGCAGACCCTGTGGACCTTTCGGACCCTGCGGACCTTGCGGACCACGCGGACCTTGT GGCCCCTGTGGACCGTACTGTGATCCATGTCCCCCAGTGTGTGGCCCCTACGATGCGTGTTTCGGAACCTGCTCGCAGATTGGTTGTGCTCCGTGCGGACCTTGTGGACCGTATGGCCCCTGCGGATCGTGTTTACCATGCGGACCCTGGGCACCTTTACCGCCCTGTGCTCCTTGCGGACCATGCTTGCCCTGTGGACCCTGCGGGCCTTCTGGACCCTGTGGTCCTTGTGGTCCATGCGGTCCCTGTGGTCCTTGCGGACCTTATGGGACATGTGGACCGAGCGGACCATGTGGGCCCTGGGGTCTATGTGGACCATATGGTCCCTGTCGAGATACTAATAACGGATGctga